In one bacterium genomic region, the following are encoded:
- a CDS encoding GxxExxY protein — translation MEINQITEKIIGAAIEIHKTLGPGLLEMELSV, via the coding sequence ATGGAAATAAATCAGATAACAGAAAAAATTATTGGTGCAGCAATTGAAATACATAAGACATTAGGTCCAGGTCTATTAGAAATGGAATTAAGCGTATAG